A genomic window from Micromonospora sp. WMMA1947 includes:
- a CDS encoding TetR/AcrR family transcriptional regulator — protein MPVRVLPDDPVTTGPAAATRPRNRRQVIVESAGQVFSERGYHGASMEEIAAAVGISAPALYRHFPNKYALFAECANVMVDNLVEAVDAWPPDAALADVLLALTRVTVAHRASGGIYRWEARYLGRPDRHLLRAKFGHVVGRVTEMVRREYPLPDERLRAVAALGVIGSVTMHRTSIAQRRIEDLVLRSAMRVVATDPATAAGTAGLVELPAQPVPRTRRAEILAAAVPLFARDGFATVTNAQIAQAVGLAPSAIYRHYPGKVDILVAACLQAAELLAQAVDRSLQRAADPRQAVVALAAAYVAYCFEHNTLNSVAEAEVAGLPEDVRRPLVLAQREHIAVWEQQLRAVRPDLDRRQARLLVHAGFGVAVEAGRALRWQDSPGHRDAVTALVTGALTL, from the coding sequence GTGCCCGTCCGCGTCCTCCCGGACGACCCGGTGACCACCGGGCCGGCCGCGGCCACCCGGCCCCGCAACCGCAGACAGGTCATCGTCGAGTCGGCCGGGCAGGTGTTCAGCGAGCGCGGCTACCACGGCGCCTCCATGGAGGAGATCGCCGCGGCGGTCGGGATCAGCGCGCCCGCGCTCTACCGGCACTTCCCGAACAAGTACGCGTTGTTCGCCGAGTGCGCGAACGTCATGGTGGACAACCTGGTCGAGGCCGTCGACGCGTGGCCGCCGGACGCGGCGCTGGCCGACGTGCTGCTGGCCCTCACCCGGGTCACCGTCGCGCACCGCGCCTCCGGCGGCATCTACCGGTGGGAGGCCCGCTACCTCGGGCGCCCGGACCGCCACCTGCTCCGCGCGAAGTTCGGCCACGTCGTGGGCCGGGTGACCGAGATGGTACGGCGGGAGTACCCGCTGCCCGACGAGCGCCTGCGGGCGGTGGCTGCGCTCGGGGTGATCGGTTCGGTGACCATGCACCGCACCTCGATCGCCCAGCGCCGGATCGAGGATCTGGTGCTGCGCTCCGCGATGCGGGTGGTGGCCACCGACCCGGCGACCGCCGCCGGGACGGCGGGGCTGGTGGAGCTGCCCGCCCAGCCGGTGCCCCGGACCCGGCGCGCGGAGATCCTGGCCGCGGCCGTGCCGCTGTTCGCCCGGGACGGGTTCGCCACGGTCACCAACGCGCAGATCGCCCAGGCGGTGGGGCTGGCCCCGTCGGCGATCTACCGCCACTACCCCGGCAAGGTGGACATCCTCGTGGCCGCCTGCCTCCAGGCGGCGGAACTGCTCGCCCAGGCGGTGGACCGCAGCCTCCAGCGGGCTGCCGACCCGCGTCAGGCGGTGGTCGCGCTGGCGGCGGCGTACGTGGCCTACTGCTTCGAGCACAACACCCTCAACAGCGTCGCCGAGGCCGAGGTGGCCGGGCTTCCGGAGGACGTCCGGCGTCCGCTCGTCCTCGCCCAGCGGGAGCACATCGCGGTCTGGGAGCAGCAGTTGCGGGCGGTCCGGCCGGACCTGGACCGGCGGCAGGCCCGGCTGCTGGTGCACGCCGGGTTCGGCGTGGCGGTGGAGGCCGGGCGCGCCCTGCGCTGGCAGGACTCGCCCGGCCACCGGGACGCGGTCACCGCGCTGGTCACCGGTGCCCTGACGCTGTGA
- a CDS encoding oxygenase MpaB family protein → MGVVAMAEGGRYRWLRRIETLDPVRDHHEIYRLSAGYEFPFDYQRALELALLRTFCVPSISALLDATGEFRLRAQQRYDDTALLMAELLKHGYDSPRGREALRVVNRAHGRYAISNDDMRYVLSTFVYEPIDWLERYGWRPLHEHERLAAFHYYRAVGARMGIRDVPADFDAFRDFKDAYERDTFRRTPSNERVAAYTLELFASWYPAPLRPAARLGVRALLPPEMRAAFGLPAAPRPLPALVGGALRARAAVVRLLPARTVSRLTRAPRNRTYPGYPRGYRPADLGAPPPPPGIDPALLGNGLRRRVTRPVEGVDPVAVPVDDDPAP, encoded by the coding sequence GTGGGGGTGGTCGCGATGGCCGAGGGCGGGCGGTACCGCTGGTTGCGCCGGATCGAGACGCTCGATCCGGTCCGCGACCATCACGAGATCTACCGGCTCTCCGCCGGGTACGAGTTCCCCTTCGACTACCAGCGGGCGCTGGAGCTGGCGCTGCTGCGCACGTTCTGCGTGCCGAGCATCTCCGCGCTGCTCGACGCGACAGGCGAGTTCCGGCTGCGGGCGCAGCAGCGCTACGACGACACCGCGCTGCTGATGGCCGAGCTGCTGAAGCACGGGTACGACTCGCCGCGCGGCCGGGAGGCGCTGCGGGTGGTCAACCGGGCGCACGGCCGGTACGCGATCTCGAACGACGACATGCGCTACGTGCTGTCCACGTTCGTCTACGAGCCGATCGACTGGCTGGAACGGTACGGCTGGCGCCCGCTGCACGAGCACGAGCGGCTGGCCGCGTTCCACTACTACCGCGCGGTCGGCGCGCGCATGGGCATCCGGGACGTCCCGGCGGACTTCGACGCGTTCCGGGACTTCAAGGACGCGTACGAGCGGGACACGTTCCGCCGCACGCCGAGCAACGAGCGGGTCGCGGCGTACACGCTGGAGCTGTTCGCGTCCTGGTACCCGGCGCCGCTGCGCCCGGCCGCGCGCCTCGGCGTGCGCGCGCTGCTGCCGCCCGAGATGCGCGCCGCCTTCGGGCTGCCGGCCGCGCCGCGACCGCTGCCCGCGCTGGTCGGCGGCGCGCTGCGCGCCCGGGCCGCAGTGGTGCGGCTGCTGCCCGCGCGGACCGTGAGCCGGTTGACCCGCGCGCCGCGCAACCGCACCTATCCCGGCTACCCGCGGGGGTACCGGCCCGCCGATCTCGGCGCGCCGCCACCCCCGCCCGGCATCGACCCGGCGCTACTGGGTAACGGGCTCCGCCGCCGCGTCACCCGGCCGGTAGAGGGCGTCGATCCGGTCGCCGTACCGGTCGACGATGACCCGGCGCCGTAG
- a CDS encoding AMP-dependent synthetase/ligase: MDPADVLAEDCAKKAADLTVPALLHRNATEYADRPALTTLGRDDTRTWSQLRDEVAELSAGLAEIGLETGRHMLIMMSGRTEHWLVDLAAVHLGAVPSTIYPTLSAEQMRYLARHSAAQVLVLEGPAELERWRPILAELPDLLRVVLVDEPAEAATDTVPLSRVRTLGRAAHAADPDAFERRWRTIRPGQPVTLLYTSGTTGNPKGVVLSHHNVIYQAVALDAMVSVPDHAPTVAYLPLAHIAERFLGIYNPIYRAGHVTICPDATQLVAALRTVGPASFFGVPRVWEKMAAGVQAHLATAEPAVRAAVAAASAVTLEAYELRAAGKPVPDELAARVAQARDTVLRPLQATLGLQNMTWPGSGAAPIPVDVLRFLAGLGIDVLEVWGLTETTGTATLNTPYCFRTGTVGRPNVGMEVRLADDGEILVRGPLVCSGYLREDGGVEPVVDADGWLATGDVGTLDEDGFLTITDRKKELIITSSGKNISPAQIENLLRAHPLIGQAVAIGDRRPYVTALIVLDEEVAPQWARTHGISDPQLPALASDPVLRAEIQAAVDAANARLARPEQVKTFQVLPSAWTPESGELTPTLKLRRRVIVDRYGDRIDALYRPGDAAAEPVTQ; the protein is encoded by the coding sequence GCAGCTGCGCGACGAGGTCGCCGAGCTGTCCGCCGGCCTGGCCGAGATCGGCCTGGAGACCGGGCGACACATGCTGATCATGATGTCCGGCCGGACCGAGCACTGGCTGGTCGACCTCGCCGCGGTCCACCTGGGCGCGGTGCCGTCCACGATCTACCCGACGCTCAGCGCCGAGCAGATGCGCTACCTGGCCCGGCACAGTGCCGCCCAGGTGCTCGTGCTGGAAGGGCCGGCCGAGCTGGAGCGCTGGCGGCCGATCCTGGCCGAGCTGCCGGACCTGCTCCGGGTGGTGCTGGTGGACGAGCCCGCCGAAGCGGCCACCGACACCGTGCCGCTGTCGCGCGTGCGTACCCTCGGCCGGGCCGCCCACGCGGCGGACCCGGACGCCTTCGAGCGGCGCTGGCGCACGATCCGGCCCGGGCAGCCGGTGACGCTGCTCTACACGTCCGGGACGACCGGCAACCCGAAGGGCGTCGTGCTCAGCCACCACAACGTGATCTACCAGGCGGTGGCGCTGGACGCGATGGTGTCCGTCCCCGACCACGCGCCGACCGTGGCCTACCTGCCGCTCGCGCACATCGCCGAACGGTTCCTCGGCATCTACAACCCGATCTACCGCGCCGGGCACGTGACCATCTGCCCCGACGCCACGCAGCTCGTCGCGGCGCTGCGCACCGTCGGTCCCGCCTCGTTCTTCGGGGTGCCGCGGGTCTGGGAGAAGATGGCCGCCGGCGTCCAGGCCCACCTGGCGACCGCCGAGCCCGCGGTCCGCGCCGCCGTCGCCGCCGCGAGCGCTGTGACACTGGAGGCGTACGAGTTGCGCGCCGCCGGAAAGCCGGTGCCGGACGAGCTGGCCGCCCGGGTGGCGCAGGCCCGGGACACCGTGTTGCGACCGTTGCAGGCGACCCTCGGGCTGCAGAACATGACCTGGCCCGGCAGCGGCGCCGCCCCGATCCCGGTGGACGTGCTGCGGTTCCTCGCCGGACTCGGCATCGACGTGCTGGAGGTGTGGGGTCTGACCGAGACCACCGGCACCGCCACCCTCAACACCCCCTACTGCTTCCGCACCGGGACGGTCGGTCGCCCGAACGTGGGCATGGAGGTACGCCTCGCCGACGACGGCGAGATCCTCGTCCGGGGTCCGCTGGTCTGCTCCGGCTACCTGCGCGAGGACGGCGGCGTCGAGCCGGTGGTCGACGCGGACGGCTGGCTGGCGACCGGCGACGTCGGGACGCTCGACGAGGACGGGTTCCTCACCATCACCGACCGCAAGAAGGAACTCATCATCACGTCCAGCGGGAAGAACATCTCGCCGGCGCAGATCGAGAACCTGCTGCGGGCCCACCCGCTCATCGGTCAGGCAGTCGCGATCGGCGACCGGCGGCCGTACGTCACGGCGCTGATCGTGCTGGACGAGGAGGTGGCACCCCAGTGGGCGCGTACGCACGGCATCAGCGACCCGCAGCTGCCCGCCCTGGCCTCGGATCCGGTGCTGCGGGCCGAGATCCAGGCCGCTGTGGACGCGGCGAACGCACGGCTGGCCCGGCCCGAGCAGGTCAAGACGTTCCAGGTGCTGCCGTCGGCGTGGACGCCGGAGTCGGGCGAGCTGACCCCGACGCTGAAGCTACGGCGCCGGGTCATCGTCGACCGGTACGGCGACCGGATCGACGCCCTCTACCGGCCGGGTGACGCGGCGGCGGAGCCCGTTACCCAGTAG
- a CDS encoding TetR/AcrR family transcriptional regulator, with amino-acid sequence MRRAAGDTAPAPVKRPKDRKARIALAGAELFCERGYHGVSVDEIAAAVGISGPAVYRHFPNKYAILVHATREVVGALLAATGQPTASSADGLLDELLRALAEVAVSRRRVAGLYQWEGRYLTPEHRQEFAASMATLVGRVAGPLRELRPELTAEQADLLVNAALSAFGSVTTYRAAGADTEHLLTRVAWTLLRTDAPAVPPRRRPAPDGAPATGPVRPASRRELLLIEAMRLFHRHGYHAVAVEDIGRAAGMQASSVYRYFPGKADLLAAAYYRATDRLTGATTAAIAEASDPADALHRVVRAYVDFAFGQSDLIAVYLAENNNLPDRDRHQLRGAQRLHVEEWVGLVRAVRPDLPAAEARVLVHAALNVVTDVGRLGRFDRTEGYDTQTARLALAVLHA; translated from the coding sequence GTGCGACGAGCAGCAGGCGACACCGCCCCGGCACCGGTCAAGCGGCCCAAGGACCGCAAGGCCCGCATCGCGCTCGCCGGGGCCGAGCTGTTCTGCGAGCGGGGCTACCACGGCGTCTCGGTGGACGAGATCGCCGCCGCCGTCGGCATCAGCGGGCCGGCCGTCTACCGGCACTTCCCGAACAAGTACGCGATCCTCGTGCACGCCACCCGGGAGGTCGTCGGCGCCCTGCTCGCCGCCACCGGACAGCCGACGGCGAGCAGTGCCGACGGGCTGCTCGACGAACTGCTGCGCGCGCTCGCCGAGGTCGCGGTGAGCAGGCGGCGGGTGGCCGGGCTGTACCAGTGGGAGGGCCGCTACCTGACGCCCGAGCACCGGCAGGAGTTCGCCGCGTCGATGGCCACTCTCGTCGGCCGCGTCGCCGGGCCGCTGCGCGAGCTGCGCCCCGAGCTGACCGCCGAGCAGGCGGACCTGCTGGTGAACGCGGCGCTGAGCGCGTTCGGCAGCGTGACCACGTACCGGGCCGCCGGCGCCGACACCGAGCACCTGCTCACCCGGGTCGCCTGGACGCTGCTGCGGACCGACGCGCCGGCGGTGCCGCCCCGGCGGCGTCCCGCGCCGGACGGCGCGCCCGCCACCGGGCCGGTGCGTCCGGCGTCGCGCCGCGAGCTGCTGCTGATCGAGGCGATGCGCCTGTTCCACAGGCACGGCTACCACGCCGTCGCGGTGGAGGACATCGGCCGCGCCGCGGGCATGCAGGCCTCCAGCGTGTACCGCTACTTCCCGGGCAAGGCCGACCTGCTCGCGGCCGCCTACTACCGGGCCACCGACCGGCTGACCGGGGCCACCACCGCGGCGATCGCCGAGGCGAGCGACCCGGCCGACGCGCTGCACCGGGTCGTGCGGGCGTACGTCGACTTCGCGTTCGGCCAGAGCGATCTGATCGCGGTGTACCTGGCGGAGAACAACAACCTGCCGGACCGGGACCGCCACCAGTTGCGCGGCGCGCAGCGGCTGCACGTCGAGGAGTGGGTGGGGCTGGTCCGGGCGGTCCGGCCGGACCTGCCGGCCGCCGAGGCCCGGGTGCTCGTGCACGCCGCGCTGAACGTCGTCACCGACGTCGGGCGGCTCGGCCGCTTCGACCGCACCGAGGGCTACGACACCCAGACCGCCCGGCTCGCGCTCGCCGTCCTGCACGCCTGA
- a CDS encoding oxygenase MpaB family protein, which produces MENLSRRSVLTLGAALGLVAVADTPKAWAWSSSGSIAGTDTVTDPWDVWDDDTDPLVASLLDAGQIPAVNTAFASWIRNGDALPAGLPPALTTYLRRVNTLPSWADQAKLDRAAQFNKRMSMYLFLLYGLGSGIMSTVIPREARNVYWSEGGADMKARAAKTFTYGYDLSAPDAFKATGSFVVTSHKTRLTHAAVRHLLPQSAPWRGVTDHPIPISNGDILITFHSLGTYVHRKLLDWRRWGLRMSAAEEEAYLHMWQVALHLLGVRDEFIPNSWAAAEEQSRYALNPLLAPTPEGIDLADILLNLTSSVDLGVTRGFQREFARYVLTDRIGDWLRLPRDYISRGVIEAGWPTYVMFREGLSPLMPETFGLFDRFIRGLAMLFLNNGSSASHTPITIPVMNRPGT; this is translated from the coding sequence ATGGAGAATCTCAGTAGACGAAGCGTCCTGACGCTCGGTGCCGCGCTGGGACTGGTAGCGGTGGCGGACACTCCGAAGGCGTGGGCGTGGTCGTCGTCCGGCTCGATCGCCGGGACCGACACGGTCACCGACCCGTGGGACGTCTGGGACGACGACACCGACCCGCTCGTCGCCTCGCTGCTGGACGCCGGGCAGATCCCGGCGGTGAACACCGCGTTCGCGTCCTGGATCCGCAACGGCGACGCGCTGCCCGCCGGCCTGCCCCCGGCGCTCACCACCTACCTGCGGCGCGTCAACACGCTGCCGTCCTGGGCCGACCAGGCCAAGCTGGACCGGGCCGCCCAGTTCAACAAGCGCATGAGCATGTACCTGTTCCTGCTCTACGGCCTGGGCAGCGGGATCATGAGCACGGTGATCCCGCGCGAGGCCCGCAACGTCTACTGGTCCGAGGGCGGCGCGGACATGAAGGCGCGCGCCGCGAAGACCTTCACCTACGGCTACGACCTGAGCGCCCCCGACGCGTTCAAGGCCACCGGCAGCTTCGTGGTCACCTCGCACAAGACCCGGCTGACCCACGCGGCCGTACGGCACCTGCTGCCGCAGTCCGCGCCGTGGCGCGGCGTCACCGACCACCCGATCCCGATCAGCAACGGCGACATCCTCATCACCTTCCACAGCCTCGGCACGTACGTGCACCGCAAGCTGCTCGACTGGCGTCGCTGGGGACTGCGGATGTCGGCCGCGGAGGAGGAGGCCTACCTGCACATGTGGCAGGTCGCGCTGCACCTGCTCGGCGTGCGCGACGAGTTCATCCCGAACAGCTGGGCCGCCGCCGAGGAGCAGTCCCGGTACGCGCTGAACCCGCTCCTCGCGCCGACGCCCGAGGGCATCGACCTGGCCGACATCCTGCTGAACCTGACGTCCTCGGTGGACCTGGGCGTCACTCGCGGATTCCAGCGGGAGTTCGCGCGCTACGTGCTCACCGACCGGATCGGCGACTGGCTGCGGCTGCCCCGCGACTACATCTCCCGGGGCGTGATCGAGGCCGGCTGGCCCACGTACGTGATGTTCCGCGAAGGGCTCTCGCCGCTGATGCCGGAGACGTTCGGCCTGTTCGACAGGTTCATCCGCGGCCTGGCGATGCTGTTCCTCAACAACGGCTCGTCCGCGTCGCACACCCCGATCACGATCCCGGTCATGAACCGGCCGGGCACCTGA